The Streptomyces sp. NBC_00335 DNA window GCTCTCCATCGCCGCCCGCGACGTGTGCGGGACCATAGACGTAGCCCAGACCGCCGCCGAACTCGCCGACCTGGCCACCGCCACCCTGCGCGCGGCCCTGCGCATCGCGACCGCCGCCGCCCCCGAGGACGCGGCCGTCTGCCGGCTCGCCGTCATCGCCATGGGCAAGTGCGGCGGCAACGAGCTGAACTACGTCTCCGACGTCGACGTCATCTTCGTCGGCGACGCGGCCCCCGGCGCGGACGAGGGCAAGGCCGTGCAGGCCGCCGCCCGGCTCGCCTCCCACCTCATGCGGATCTGCTCCGAGACCACCGTCGAAGGCACCATCTGGCCCGTCGACGCCAACCTCCGCCCCGAGGGCAGAAACGGTCCGCTCGTCCGCACCCTCGCCTCCCACCTCGCCTACTACCAGCGGTGGGCCAAGACCTGGGAGTTCCAGGCCCTCCTCAAGGCCCGCGCCGTCGCGGGCGACGAGGCGCTCGGCGCCGAGTACATCGCCGCCATAAGTCCCCTCGTCTGGCAGGCCGCCGAGCGTGAGAACTTCGTCCCCGACGTCCAGAAGATGCGCCGCCGCGTCGTCGACAACATCCCCGCCGCCCAGGTCGAGCGCGAGCTGAAGCTCGGCCCCGGGGGCCTGCGCGACGTCGAGTTCGCCGTCCAGCTCCTCCAGCTCGTACACGGCCGCTCCGACGCCACCCTGCACTCCGGCACCACGCTCGACGCGCTCACCGCCCTCGCCGCCGGCGGCTACGTCGGGCGCGCCGACGCCGCCCAGCTGCACGACGCGTACCGCTTCCTGCGGGCCATGGAACACCGCATCCAGCTCTACCGGCTGCGCCGCACCCACCTCGTCCCCGAGGACGAAGCCGACCTGCGGCGCCTGGGGCGCTCGCTCGGCCTGCGCACCGAACCGGTCGCCGAGCTCAACAAGGCCTGGCGCCGGCACGCCTCCGTGGTGCGCCGCCTGCACGAGAAGATCTTCTACCGGCCGCTCCTCGACGCCGTGGCCCAGCTCGCCCCCGGCGAGACCCGGCTCTCCCCGCGCGCCGCCGGCCAGCGCCTCGAAGCCCTCGGGTACGCCGACCCGGCCGCGGCCCTGCGCCACCTCGAAGCCCTCGCCTCCGGCGTCACCCGCGCCGCCGCCATCCAGCGCACCCTGCTGCCCGTGCTCCTCGGCTGGTTCGCCGACTCCGCCGACCCGGACGCGGGCCTGCTGAACTTCCGCAAGGTCTCCGACGCCCTCGGCAAGACCCCCTGGTACCTGCGCCTCCTGCGCGACGAGGGCGCCGCCGCGGAGAACCTCGCCCGGGTGCTCTCCGCCGGACGCCTCGCCCCCGACCTCCTCATGCGCGCCCCCGAGGCGGTGGCCCTGCTGGGCGACCCCGAGGGCCTGGTTCCCCGTACCCACGAGGCGCTGGAGCAGGAGGTGCTCGCCGCCGTCGGCCGCGCCGAGAACCCGGAAGCCGCCGTCGCGGCCGCCCGCGGAGTCCGCCGCCGCGAGCTGTTCCGCACCACCGCCGCCGACATCATCGGCTCCTACGGTACGGAGGAGAACCCGGCCGAGGAGGACCACGGAGCCCTGGTCGACAGGGTCGGCCGCGCCGTCTCCGAACTCACCGCCGCCACCGTCGCCGGAGCCCTGCGCGCCGCGGTCCAGGGCCACTGGGGAGACACCCTGCCCACCCGGTTCGCGGTCATCGGCGTCGGCCGCTTCGGCGGCCACGAGCTCGGCTACGGTTCCGACGCCGACGTCCTCTTCGTCCACGAGCCGCGCGAGGGCGTCGACGAACAGGAAGCCGCCAAGGCCGCCCAGCACGTCGTCTCCGAGATGCGCAGGCTCCTCCAACTCCCCACCGCGGACCCGCCGCTGCTCATCGACGCCGACCTGCGCCCCGAAGGCCGCTCCGGCCCCCTGGTCCGCACCCTGCCCTCGTACGCCGCCTACTACCGCCGCTGGTCCCTGACCTGGGAGTCCCAGGCCCTGCTGCGCGCCGAACCGGTGGCCGGCGACCTCGAACTGGGTCAGCGCTTCATCGACCTGATCGACCCGCTGCGCTACCCGGTGGAAGGCCTCGGCGAGGACGCCGTCCGCGAGATCCGGCGCCTGAAGGCCCGGATGGAATCCGAACGCCTGCCCAGGGGCGCCGACCCGACCCTGCACACCAAACTCGGCCGCGGCGGCCTCAGCGACGTGGAGTGGACCGTCCAGCTGATCCAGATGCGGCACGCCTGGGCGGAACCGGGCCTGCGCACCACCCGCACCCGCGAGGCCCTGGCCGCCGCCCACGCGGCCGGCCTGATCCCGACCGAGGAGGCGCAGATCCTGGACGAGGCCTGGGTGCTGGCCACCCGGGTCCGCAACGCCGTGATGCTGGTCCGCGGCCGCGCGGGCGACACCTTCCCCTCGGAAGCCCGCGAACTGGGGGCGGTCGGCCGCTACCTCGGCTACGCGGAGGGCACGGTCGGCGACATGCTGGAGGACTACCGCCGCATCACCCGCCGCGCCCGGGGCGTGGTGGACGAGCTGTTCTACGGGGCGTAGCAGGACGCGGGCGGGCGTGCGCGGCACGCCCGCCGGTGCGGCAACTGCCATGAGTCAAGCGGCTGTTGCTCATGTCACGTTTCGCCGAACTCCGGCCAGGGGACCGATGACCCCCGGAGCGGGCTCAAATCCGAGCAGAACGCCCTGAATGCGATGATTCCAAGCCGTCTCGCATGTCGGGATGTCCGTAGAGCGCGTCAGCGGCGATCCGTAGCGTCCTTGGCAGTAGAGCCCACGCCCAAAGGGGAATCCATCAGCCCGTTTCGTCGCCCTCGGTGCGTCGGCGGCTTCGGGGATCCGTGCACGACCATGGGAAACACGGGGGAGAGTCAAGATGAAGGTACTTGTGGTCAGCCCGCCGAACTCCAACACCGTCCTGGACGGTGTTTCCTGCACGGTCACCCGGCCGGAGGAGCACACCGACTGGTCCGACTTCCCCAACCTGGGGATCCTCACCCTGGCCTCCGCGCTGCAATCAGTCCCCGACGTCGAGCCGGTGTACATCGACGGGACCGTGATGCCCTGGCCGGAGGTGCTCGCCTACGTCGAGGACAACGCGGGCGACATCCTCGCGCTGTGCGTCAGCGCGCTGACCGCCACCTACGAGGCCGGCCTGCACTTATGCATCGCCGCCAAGCGCGTGAACAGCGGGATCGTCACGATATTGGGCAACGACCACGTGACGGCGCTCACCCGCGAGTGCCTGTCCTCGCAGCGCGGCGTGATCGACTACGCGTTCGTCGGGAACGAGGTCGTCGGCGGGCTCGTCGATCTCATAGCGACCCTCGGCAGCGGCGGTGAGGTGGCGGGCGGCGTCTATCCCGGCCTCGCCAGGTTCGACGGCACCGACGTGACGGTGCAGCCGCAGCGCAGCGAACCCCTCCACACCCGGATCGACTACTCCCTGATCGACGCCGTCTTCGCTCACTCGTCCCTGTACGACGGCAATTTCGGCAGCCGGGTCGTACCGACCTTCGAGCACTTGACGGGCCGCAGGGTGACCGCGGGGATGCCCGTCGAGATCGGCCGGGGCTGCATCAAGTTCGCCCGGAACGACGCCTGCTCCTTCTGCTCGATCCAGTTCGGCGGCATGTGGCGCAACTCCGTCCCCGACGCGGAATCCGCCTGGGAAGTGATCCGCGCGGCGCACGCCTCCGGCTACGACTACCTCTACCTGACGGCTGACGAACTGCCCCTGACCTTCGGCAGGCTGCTGCGGGAGATGGTCGCCTCGCCGCCCGGATGGTGGGCGGACCTCCCCGAAGACGACCGCCCGGTGATGGTGGGCTACGCGCGGGCGGACGGCCTGTCCGACGAGCGGCACGCCGCCAACTTACGCGCCCTCGGCGTACGGCAGCTCATGGTCGGGCTCGACGCGGGGACCCCCGTCTCGCTGCAGGCCATGCGCAAGCCCCTGGTGTCGATCCGCGAGAACGACTCCAGGTTCCGCGCCGAGAAGATGTTCGATCACAACGTGAAGGCGCTCCAGTCGGCCAAGAACAACGGCCTCCTCCTCAAAGTCGGCTTCGTCATCGGCCATCTGGGCATGGACGCCGCGCTGATGCGGGAGAACATCGACTCCATGAAGGCGCTGCTGGCCTCGGGGGCCGGCGCCATCGCCTCCCTCGACGTCGAAGTGCTGTCCCCCGAGCCGGGATCCCTGGACTTCAAGATGCTGCTCGACCCGGAGCTGGCCCGCGCGAACGCCGACGAGCTCAAACTGTCGATGCCCAGCCGGCGCGAGCACGAGCTGCGCGCCAGGAAGTGGCGGGGCAAGGACATCATCGACAGGGAGGAGGCGATGGCGGACTACGTGGAGTCCGTGATGCCGGGCCTCACCCTGGACGACCTTGCCGGGGCCAGGGCCGAAGTGCGCGACTACGGAAAACAGCTCGGCGTCACGGTGGGCGGCTGACGGAAAGGGCCTCCCGGCGATGAGTCTCACCCTGCTGACGGGATTCGCAGGACTCTGCCTGCTCCTGGCGATCACGCCGGGGCCGGACACGTTCCTGATCCTCAGGTACAGCCTCTCCGGAGCCCGCTACGGGGTCGCCGCCGCGTTCGGATCGGGCATCGGCTCGCTGTTCTGGGCCGCGATGGTGGCGCTCGGCCTGGGGGCCGTTCTCGAAAGGTCCGCAGCGGCCTTCTTCACGGTCAAGGTGGTGGGCGGCCTGTACCTGCTCTACCTCGGGGTCAGCGGATTCATCGGGTTCATCCGAAGCAACGACGCCTCCGGTACCGCTCCGATGGCCTCGGGCAGCGCTCCGGTACGGGACGGCCCACCGCCTCCACCCAGCACCCGGGCGGCCCTGAACTCCGGACTGTTCTCGTGCATGCTGAACCCCAAGGTGGGCCTGTTCTTCCTCGCGGTCGTACCGCAGTTCCTGCCCGCCGATGCCGTCGGCTTCGGCTCGATCATGGTCCTCGGCGTCATCGACGGCGTGGTCGCGGTGGCCTGGCTGGTGCTCCTCGCGAAGGCGGCCGCCCATGCGGTCGTATGGCTGCAGAGGCCGAAGATCACCCGCACGATGGGGTGGATCAGTTCGGGCATCCTGGCGCTGCTGGGCGTCGGCACCCTGGTGACGGCAGGCATGTAGCAGCCCGGAGGAACGTCACGCGGCTTTGGCGGCTCAGGCGGCTCCGGCGGCTCCGGCTGCTCCGGCTGCTCCGGCGGCGCTGCAGGAGGTGCAGCGGCGCCGCCGGAGCCGCAGAAGGTGACGGCCCGGCGGCCGCCGGGCCCGGGCTCAGCCCGCGCTGCGTGCCGAGGCCACCGCTTCCGCGACCGTCAGGGCCATCGGCGTCGTGGGGCGGCCGATCAGGCGGGACAGGTCGCCGGAGGTGCCGGCCAGGCGGCCGCGCTCGATGGCGAGGTCCACGTCGACCAGGATCTCGGCGAACGGCGCCGGGACTCCCGCGCCGGTGAGGACCGCGTGGTGGGCCTCGGGGGTCACGGCGTTGTACGTGATCTCCCGCCCGGTCGCCTCCGCCACGGCCGCCGCGTACTCCGCGAAGGACCACGCCACGTCGCCGCTCAGCTCGTACGCCCGGCCGAGGTGGCCGTCCCCGGTCACCACGGTCGCGGCGGCCGCCGCGTAGTCGGCCCGCGCGGCCGAGGCCACCCGGCCCTCGCCCGCGTTGGACAGGACCGCCCCGTGCGCGAGCACCGGAGCCAGGTTGCCCGTGTGGTTCTCGGTGTACCAGCCGTTGCGCAGGAAGGTGTACGGCAGGCCCGAGGCGAGGATCAGCTCCTCGGTCGCCCGGTGCTCGGCGGCGAGGTCGAAGTCCGCTTCCGGCCCGCCCAGGATGCCGGTGTACGCGAACTGCGCCACCCCGGCCTCCTTCGCCGCGTCGATCACGGCGGAGTGCTGGGCCACCCGCTGTCCGACCTCGCTGCCCGAGATCATCAGGACGCGGTCGCCGGAGCGGAAGGCCCCGGCGAGGGTCTCGGGCACGTTGTAGTCGGCGATGCGCAGTTCGACGCCCCGGGCGGCGAGCGGGGCGGCCTTCTCCTTGTCGCGGACCACGGCGGCGACCCCGGCGGCGGGGACGCCCCGGGCGAGCAGCTCGTCGATGACGAGACGGCCGAGGGCTCCGGTGGCTCCGGTGACGACGATGCTCATGACGGGTTCACTCCTGGTTCTGGGCCTTGCTCCCCGTTTCCGGGCTGTGCACTCACCGTACGGCGGGCACTAACCAAACGACAGTACCCACTTTGAAGTAAGGTACTGGCATGGGAGTAAGTGAGATGCGCGAGAAGTGGACCCAGGCCGAGGCCATGTGCCCCCACCGGCTCGTCCTGGAGCACGTCACCAGCCGCTGGGGCGTCCTCGTCCTGGACGCCCTGCTCGACCGCTCGTACCGGTTCAGCGAACTGCGCCGGGAGATCGCGACGCTCGCCAAGGTCAGCGAGAAGATGCTGACCCAGACCCTCCAGACGCTGGAGCGCGACGGCTTCGTGGACCGCGACGCCAAGCCCGTCATCCCGCCCCGCGTCGACTACTCGCTCACCCCGCTGGGCCGCGAGGCCGCCGAGCGGGTCCGCGCCCTCGCCCACTGGACCGGCCTGCGGATGGAAGAGGTGCAGCGGGCGCGGGAGGCGTACGACGAGGCGAAGGACCGGGAGGCGGCCCTGAAATAGCGGGACCCCTACGCGCCGATCCGCACCAGCGCGAGCGTGATGTTGTCGGGGCCCCCGGCCTCGATGGCGGCCCTCCAGAGCTCGAAGGCGGCCTTGCCGTCGTCGTGCGCCCGCAGCACCTCCTCGATGACCTCGTCGGGGACCGGGTCGGTCAGCCCGTCGGTGCACACCAGGTAGCGGTCGCCCGTGGACAGCGGGAAGGTCGCCACGTGGGGGGTGAGGACGTGCTCGGCGCGGCTCCCGCCGAGGGTCTGCGTCACCGCCGACGTGGTCCGCTGCCCGGGCGGGAGCGGCGGGCTGTCGTCCACGCTGACCTGGCGCAGCCCGTCCTCCGCCACCCGGTAGACCTTGCTGTCGCCGACGTTGAACGCCAGCAGCGACTCCGGCAGGACCAGGGCTCCGGCGACCGTGGTCCCCATGTCGGTCAGCTCAGGACGGCCTTCGGTGGCGGAGTGCACCGCGCGGTTGCAGAGGTTCAGCGCGCCCTCGATCGCCTCGGCGCCGTCCAGCGTGGGTCCGAGCAGGGCGAGTTCCCGGACGGCCAGCTCGCTGGCAACCTCGCCGGCCGGCTGCCCGCCGAGCCCGTCGGCCACGGCGACGACGAGCGGTCTGCCGAGCGGGAAGAGGAGCGTCTGCGGGCTCCGTGTCGTGGTCCCGCACAGCGTCCACGGCCCGATGACCAAGCTGTCCTCGTTGTGCTCGCGGACCAGCCCGACATGACTCAGGGCGGTCACGGCTATGTACTCGACCACGAGGTCCCGCCTCTCCACGACGGCAGACGCGTCCTTCCCCGCCCCATTCTCCTCTTCTCCTGCGGGGTCCGTCCCGCGGCGCCCGCCGTGCGCCCGCGGTGCGCCCGCCGTGCGCCCGCTGAGTACGCCTGCGCACCCCGACGTCTTTCCCCTACGCGTCCGCCCCCGCCCCGCCGCGCAGGCCCCGCCCGTACGCCAGGAACGCCGTCAGGCCCACCTCGAAGGCGGCCTCCGCGCGGCCCGGGCCCTGCGCGGCCAGGGCCTGTGCGAGCAGGGGGGTGCCCGGGGTCGGCTCCCACATGGCGTCCGGGGCCGCGAGGTCCAGGGCCGAGCCCAGCACCAGGTTCTCCAGGGCCGTGAGCAGCGGCATCACCTGCTCGGCGGCGAAGCCGGCCCGCAGCAGGAGGGCGACCGCCCGTTCGTACTGCGCGAGCACCGCGGGCGCCCGTACCGGGGTGGTCATCAGCAGCGGGATGGCCCGCGGGTAGGCGGCGAAGGCGGCCCGGTACGAGCGGGCCCAGGCCTCCAGCGCCCGGTCCCAGGGCTCCGCGGAGGACAGCGGGCCGCCGTCGATCCGGGCGCACACCCGCTCGCGGATCAGCTCGATCACCCCGGCCCGGCCGTCCACGTGGTGATACAGCGACCCGGTCTGCACCCCGAGCGCACGGGCGATCTGCGGGACGCTGAACTCCCCCTGTTCAGCTAGCAGTTGCAGGGCGGCAGCGCCGATCCGCTCCCGGTCGAGCAGTGGGGTGCGTGGCCGCGCCATCGTATTTCTCCCGCCGTCAGGTCT harbors:
- a CDS encoding SDR family oxidoreductase, producing the protein MSIVVTGATGALGRLVIDELLARGVPAAGVAAVVRDKEKAAPLAARGVELRIADYNVPETLAGAFRSGDRVLMISGSEVGQRVAQHSAVIDAAKEAGVAQFAYTGILGGPEADFDLAAEHRATEELILASGLPYTFLRNGWYTENHTGNLAPVLAHGAVLSNAGEGRVASAARADYAAAAATVVTGDGHLGRAYELSGDVAWSFAEYAAAVAEATGREITYNAVTPEAHHAVLTGAGVPAPFAEILVDVDLAIERGRLAGTSGDLSRLIGRPTTPMALTVAEAVASARSAG
- a CDS encoding LysE family translocator — encoded protein: MSLTLLTGFAGLCLLLAITPGPDTFLILRYSLSGARYGVAAAFGSGIGSLFWAAMVALGLGAVLERSAAAFFTVKVVGGLYLLYLGVSGFIGFIRSNDASGTAPMASGSAPVRDGPPPPPSTRAALNSGLFSCMLNPKVGLFFLAVVPQFLPADAVGFGSIMVLGVIDGVVAVAWLVLLAKAAAHAVVWLQRPKITRTMGWISSGILALLGVGTLVTAGM
- a CDS encoding bifunctional [glutamine synthetase] adenylyltransferase/[glutamine synthetase]-adenylyl-L-tyrosine phosphorylase; translated protein: MTVPGRRSSTFSRLLRSGFTDPSAAARLLDTDALAAVRADPVLLDALGATADPDLALLGLVRIAEAQAPEELRVLLDTLVSAKPLRDRLLGVLGASEALGDHLARHPRDWQALVTYEAADLHPGLPEFEQGLAGAHDPVDLRVAYRRCLLSIAARDVCGTIDVAQTAAELADLATATLRAALRIATAAAPEDAAVCRLAVIAMGKCGGNELNYVSDVDVIFVGDAAPGADEGKAVQAAARLASHLMRICSETTVEGTIWPVDANLRPEGRNGPLVRTLASHLAYYQRWAKTWEFQALLKARAVAGDEALGAEYIAAISPLVWQAAERENFVPDVQKMRRRVVDNIPAAQVERELKLGPGGLRDVEFAVQLLQLVHGRSDATLHSGTTLDALTALAAGGYVGRADAAQLHDAYRFLRAMEHRIQLYRLRRTHLVPEDEADLRRLGRSLGLRTEPVAELNKAWRRHASVVRRLHEKIFYRPLLDAVAQLAPGETRLSPRAAGQRLEALGYADPAAALRHLEALASGVTRAAAIQRTLLPVLLGWFADSADPDAGLLNFRKVSDALGKTPWYLRLLRDEGAAAENLARVLSAGRLAPDLLMRAPEAVALLGDPEGLVPRTHEALEQEVLAAVGRAENPEAAVAAARGVRRRELFRTTAADIIGSYGTEENPAEEDHGALVDRVGRAVSELTAATVAGALRAAVQGHWGDTLPTRFAVIGVGRFGGHELGYGSDADVLFVHEPREGVDEQEAAKAAQHVVSEMRRLLQLPTADPPLLIDADLRPEGRSGPLVRTLPSYAAYYRRWSLTWESQALLRAEPVAGDLELGQRFIDLIDPLRYPVEGLGEDAVREIRRLKARMESERLPRGADPTLHTKLGRGGLSDVEWTVQLIQMRHAWAEPGLRTTRTREALAAAHAAGLIPTEEAQILDEAWVLATRVRNAVMLVRGRAGDTFPSEARELGAVGRYLGYAEGTVGDMLEDYRRITRRARGVVDELFYGA
- a CDS encoding B12-binding domain-containing radical SAM protein; translation: MKVLVVSPPNSNTVLDGVSCTVTRPEEHTDWSDFPNLGILTLASALQSVPDVEPVYIDGTVMPWPEVLAYVEDNAGDILALCVSALTATYEAGLHLCIAAKRVNSGIVTILGNDHVTALTRECLSSQRGVIDYAFVGNEVVGGLVDLIATLGSGGEVAGGVYPGLARFDGTDVTVQPQRSEPLHTRIDYSLIDAVFAHSSLYDGNFGSRVVPTFEHLTGRRVTAGMPVEIGRGCIKFARNDACSFCSIQFGGMWRNSVPDAESAWEVIRAAHASGYDYLYLTADELPLTFGRLLREMVASPPGWWADLPEDDRPVMVGYARADGLSDERHAANLRALGVRQLMVGLDAGTPVSLQAMRKPLVSIRENDSRFRAEKMFDHNVKALQSAKNNGLLLKVGFVIGHLGMDAALMRENIDSMKALLASGAGAIASLDVEVLSPEPGSLDFKMLLDPELARANADELKLSMPSRREHELRARKWRGKDIIDREEAMADYVESVMPGLTLDDLAGARAEVRDYGKQLGVTVGG
- a CDS encoding TetR/AcrR family transcriptional regulator C-terminal domain-containing protein produces the protein MARPRTPLLDRERIGAAALQLLAEQGEFSVPQIARALGVQTGSLYHHVDGRAGVIELIRERVCARIDGGPLSSAEPWDRALEAWARSYRAAFAAYPRAIPLLMTTPVRAPAVLAQYERAVALLLRAGFAAEQVMPLLTALENLVLGSALDLAAPDAMWEPTPGTPLLAQALAAQGPGRAEAAFEVGLTAFLAYGRGLRGGAGADA
- a CDS encoding winged helix-turn-helix transcriptional regulator, yielding MGVSEMREKWTQAEAMCPHRLVLEHVTSRWGVLVLDALLDRSYRFSELRREIATLAKVSEKMLTQTLQTLERDGFVDRDAKPVIPPRVDYSLTPLGREAAERVRALAHWTGLRMEEVQRAREAYDEAKDREAALK
- a CDS encoding PP2C family protein-serine/threonine phosphatase → MERRDLVVEYIAVTALSHVGLVREHNEDSLVIGPWTLCGTTTRSPQTLLFPLGRPLVVAVADGLGGQPAGEVASELAVRELALLGPTLDGAEAIEGALNLCNRAVHSATEGRPELTDMGTTVAGALVLPESLLAFNVGDSKVYRVAEDGLRQVSVDDSPPLPPGQRTTSAVTQTLGGSRAEHVLTPHVATFPLSTGDRYLVCTDGLTDPVPDEVIEEVLRAHDDGKAAFELWRAAIEAGGPDNITLALVRIGA